One part of the Panthera leo isolate Ple1 chromosome D4, P.leo_Ple1_pat1.1, whole genome shotgun sequence genome encodes these proteins:
- the MFSD14B gene encoding hippocampus abundant transcript-like protein 1 isoform X3 yields MLTVLHETFPQHTFLMNGLIQGVKGLLSFLSAPLIGALSDVWGRKPFLLGTVFFTCFPIPLMRISPWWYFAMISVSGVFSVTFSVIFAYVADVTQEHERSTAYGWVSATFAASLVSSPAIGAYLSASYGDSLVVLVATVVAVLDICFILLAVPESLPEKMRPLSWGAKISWKQADPFASLKKVGKDSTVLLICITVFLSYLPEAGQYSSFFLYLRQVIGFGSVKIAAFIAMVGILSIVAQTVFLTILMRSLGNKNTVLLGLGFQMFQLAWYGFGSQAWMMWAAGTVAAMSSITFPAVSALVSRNAESDQQGVAQGIITGIRGLCNGLGPALYGFIFYMFHVELTELEPELNSDNTALQGAVIPGPPFLFGACIVLLSFLVALFIPEYSKGSGIQKHSNSISGSLTNMPERGSDEDIEPLLQDSSIWELSSFEESGNQCTEL; encoded by the exons GTTCTACATGAAACATTTCCTCAACACACATTCCTCATGAATGGTCTCATTCAAGGTGTAAAG GGCCTGCTATCTTTTCTGAGTGCCCCCCTCATAGGCGCTCTGTCTGATGTGTGGGGGAGGAAACCCTTTCTCCTGGGCACCGTCTTCTTCACCTGCTTCCCAATTCCACTGATGAGGATCAGCCCGTG GTGGTATTTTGCGATGATTTCTGTGTCTGGAGTCTTCTCGGTCACATTCTCTGTGATATTTGCTTATGTAGCTGATGTCACTCAGGAACACGAGCGAAGTACTGCTTATGGATGG GTGTCAGCCACCTTTGCAGCAAGTCTGGTGAGCAGCCCGGCCATTGGAGCATACCTTTCAGCCAGTTACGGAGACAGCCTTGTTGTGCTGGTGGCCACAGTCGTGGCTGTTCTGGACATCTGCTTCATCTTATTGGCTGTTCCAGAATCTTTGCCAGAGAAAATGAGGCCGCTTTCCTGGGGAGCTAAGATTTCTTGGAAACAAGCAGACCCTTTTGCg TCACTGAAGAAAGTTGGAAAAGATTCTACTGTCTTACTAATTTGCATCACCGTGTTTCTTTCATACCTTCCTGAAGCTGGACAGTATTCAAGTTTTTTTCTCTATCTCAGACAG GTCATAGGTTTTGGATCTGTTAAGATTGCAGCATTCATAGCTATGGTAGGAATTCTGTCTATTGTGGCTCAG ACAGTCTTTCTTACCATCTTGATGAGATCGTTGGGGAATAAGAATACTGTCCTCCTTGGCTTGGGCTTCCAGATGTTCCAGTTAGCCTGGTATGGTTTTGGATCTCAGGCCTG GATGATGTGGGCAGCAGGGACGGTGGCCGCCATGTCCAGCATCACATTTCCTGCAGTCAGTGCTCTTGTCTCTCGGAACGCAGAGTCAGATCAGCAAG GAGTTGCCCAGGGGATCATAACTGGAATAAGAGGACTGTGTAATGGCCTGGGGCCAGCACTGTATGGCTTCATATTCTACATGTTCCATGTGGAACTGACTGAGTTGGAACCGGAATTGAATTCTGATAATACTGCCTTGCAG GGAGCTGTCATCCCAGGCCCGCCGTTTTTATTTGGGGCATGTATAGTTCTTTTGTCTTTCCTGGTTGCCTTATTCATCCCTGAATATAGTAAAGGCAGTGGAATTCAAAAACACAGCAACAGCATCAGCGGCAGCCTGACCAACATGCCAGAGCGGGGCAGTGATGAGGACATTGAGCCACTGCTGCAAGACAGCAGCATCTGGGAGCTCTCTTCTTTTGAGGAGTCTGGGAATCAGTGCACCGAGCTGTAA